One Amycolatopsis sp. NBC_00355 genomic window carries:
- a CDS encoding FadR/GntR family transcriptional regulator, producing the protein MDGGHASIDPGPARGDAPETRSPTSYRPGYELVAERILRLITELRLRPGDRMPTENELASRLGSSRTMVREAVKILSAIGRVRAQKGRGLYVADDEGMLGSAHWGSLFLPTDLEHVYMLFEFRRVQEMTAGRLAATRATPGELRVIEAAAETCRQGHLTGDAALFDRGDDEFHLGIAAASHNQFLLAAVREARRLQHQSSTIGLHGTVGGHAAEAVEEHVAIYQAIRDGDPEAAARAAAVHLDNTLEDYRREIQRRVFG; encoded by the coding sequence GTGGACGGCGGGCACGCGTCGATCGACCCCGGTCCGGCCCGCGGCGACGCGCCGGAGACCCGATCGCCGACGTCGTACCGGCCCGGCTACGAGCTCGTCGCCGAGCGGATCCTCCGGCTCATCACCGAGCTGCGGCTGCGGCCGGGCGACCGCATGCCCACCGAGAACGAGCTGGCCTCGCGGCTGGGCAGCTCCCGCACCATGGTGCGGGAGGCGGTGAAGATCCTCTCGGCGATCGGCAGGGTACGCGCGCAGAAGGGACGGGGCCTGTACGTCGCCGATGACGAGGGGATGCTCGGCTCGGCGCACTGGGGCAGCCTGTTCCTGCCGACGGACCTCGAGCACGTCTACATGCTGTTCGAGTTCCGCCGCGTCCAGGAGATGACCGCCGGCCGGCTGGCGGCGACCCGGGCCACGCCGGGCGAGCTGCGGGTGATCGAAGCGGCGGCGGAAACCTGCCGGCAGGGCCACCTCACCGGCGACGCGGCTTTGTTCGACCGCGGCGACGACGAGTTCCACCTCGGCATCGCGGCCGCGTCCCACAACCAGTTCCTGCTGGCCGCCGTGCGCGAGGCTCGGCGGCTGCAACACCAGTCCAGCACGATCGGCCTGCACGGCACCGTCGGCGGACACGCGGCGGAAGCGGTCGAGGAGCACGTCGCGATCTACCAGGCGATCCGCGACGGCGACCCGGAGGCGGCCGCGCGCGCCGCCGCCGTCCACCTGGACAACACCCTGGAGGACTACCGCCGCGAGATCCAGCGGCGGGTTTTCGGCTGA
- a CDS encoding response regulator transcription factor, giving the protein MVKVVIADDAVLFREALASVLTGAGFEVCAQVGDARSVPGAIDATGPDLVVIDIRLPPTHQLEGLVAAVEIRRAHPGVGVLVLSQHLETRLLRQLVGDSARGVGYLLKERVSGIGDFVSAAFEVAAGGCAFDPEVVSRMTRAEQSDDRIGRLTEREREILSLIAEGRSNQAICAKLVLTKKTVESHVRSILLRLDLPTEPDDHRRVLAVLEYLRPWSEQAYRVSLPAQDFGGKHSNTSESRHR; this is encoded by the coding sequence GTGGTGAAGGTCGTCATCGCCGATGACGCGGTGCTGTTCCGCGAAGCGCTGGCGAGCGTGCTGACCGGTGCGGGGTTCGAGGTCTGCGCCCAGGTGGGCGACGCCCGTTCGGTGCCCGGCGCCATCGACGCGACCGGGCCCGACCTCGTCGTGATCGACATCCGGCTCCCGCCGACGCACCAGCTCGAGGGACTGGTCGCCGCGGTGGAGATCCGGCGCGCCCACCCCGGCGTCGGGGTGCTCGTGCTCTCCCAGCACCTGGAGACCCGGCTGCTCAGGCAGCTGGTGGGTGACTCCGCCCGCGGCGTGGGCTACCTGCTCAAAGAACGGGTGAGCGGGATCGGCGACTTCGTCAGCGCCGCGTTCGAGGTGGCCGCCGGGGGCTGCGCGTTCGACCCGGAGGTCGTCAGTCGCATGACGCGCGCAGAGCAGAGTGACGACCGGATCGGCCGGCTGACGGAGCGGGAGCGGGAAATCCTGTCCCTGATCGCCGAGGGCCGGTCCAACCAGGCGATCTGCGCGAAGCTGGTGCTGACGAAGAAGACCGTGGAGTCGCACGTCCGGAGCATTCTGCTTCGGCTCGACCTGCCGACGGAGCCCGACGACCACCGCCGCGTGCTGGCCGTGCTCGAATACCTGCGGCCGTGGAGCGAGCAGGCGTACCGTGTTTCGCTGCCGGCTCAGGACTTCGGCGGAAAACATTCGAATACGTCCGAGTCGCGGCACCGGTAA
- a CDS encoding sensor histidine kinase, whose protein sequence is MPHPSFDFPGVGIAFVEGGGGVQRIRCAVVPAIAVAASALGAVAATLKLRDGSHPAPDVILSSAAGVLFLAAGVFADRRAPANRSGLLMVLVGLALFAEDLQLARSSVVFTAGLVLAHASAPLIAHLVLAFPDGRVTGRPAKALVAAVYVTAFVVSGLGTPFVDWAGRYPGKPENLLLIADLRAVSDVVVQAFDLSSLLISVAVLVVLVVRVTTGAPSSRQAALPVLVVALAGAASTAVASGLGSAHPGYPVAVTCGRIVFCLWPLAFLAGVLRFSPRAARITDLLVALREPCTAAKLRDLLARALHDPSLRLGEWDPKTRRFHDEEGELVTPAPGERTVILSGHDGHPVAAIMRRDTTWDDPRVIRAAGRIAGLIAGNRQLGARVRAQAAESRRSRVRLVELADIERQRVERDLHDGAQQHLVTVAIGLRLAQQQLDGRVEPELAAVLDSSARGLETAIAELRELARGIHPAILTQEGLGPAVAALVDRTPMRITSAAAGLPRFPGPVEATAYFVVAEAVTNALRHACATTVHIGLSAGDGRLVVTVSDDGVGYDAPADGTGLRGLSERVSALDGELTVRSETGTGTAVRAEIPVAEVAQPW, encoded by the coding sequence GTGCCGCACCCGTCTTTCGACTTCCCCGGCGTCGGCATCGCGTTCGTCGAGGGCGGTGGGGGTGTGCAGCGGATCCGGTGCGCCGTGGTTCCCGCTATCGCCGTCGCGGCGTCGGCGCTCGGTGCGGTCGCGGCGACCTTGAAGCTGCGCGATGGGTCCCATCCGGCGCCCGACGTGATCCTGTCGTCCGCCGCCGGGGTGCTGTTCCTCGCCGCCGGGGTGTTCGCCGATCGGCGTGCGCCCGCCAACCGCAGCGGTTTGCTGATGGTGCTCGTCGGGCTCGCCCTGTTCGCCGAGGACCTGCAGCTGGCCCGCTCTTCCGTGGTGTTCACCGCCGGGCTCGTGCTCGCGCACGCCTCGGCGCCGCTGATCGCGCACCTCGTCCTGGCCTTCCCGGACGGGCGGGTGACCGGACGCCCGGCGAAGGCGCTCGTGGCCGCCGTCTACGTCACGGCGTTCGTCGTCTCGGGTTTGGGCACGCCGTTCGTCGACTGGGCGGGGCGCTATCCGGGAAAGCCGGAGAACCTGCTGCTCATCGCGGACCTCCGGGCCGTCAGCGACGTCGTCGTCCAAGCCTTCGACCTCTCGAGCCTGCTGATCAGCGTCGCCGTCCTGGTCGTCCTCGTCGTGCGGGTGACGACCGGCGCGCCGAGCTCCCGGCAGGCAGCGCTCCCGGTCCTGGTGGTCGCCCTGGCCGGCGCCGCGAGTACGGCCGTCGCGAGCGGGCTCGGCTCGGCTCATCCGGGCTATCCGGTCGCCGTCACGTGCGGCCGGATCGTCTTCTGCCTCTGGCCGCTGGCGTTCCTGGCCGGTGTGCTCCGGTTTTCGCCCCGTGCGGCTCGGATCACCGACCTGCTGGTGGCGTTGCGCGAGCCCTGCACCGCGGCGAAACTGCGCGACTTGCTCGCGCGGGCGTTGCACGATCCGTCGCTGCGGCTGGGGGAGTGGGATCCGAAGACCCGTCGGTTCCACGACGAGGAAGGCGAACTCGTCACGCCCGCGCCCGGCGAGCGGACCGTGATCCTGTCCGGGCACGACGGGCACCCGGTCGCCGCGATCATGCGCCGCGACACGACCTGGGACGACCCGCGGGTCATCCGGGCGGCGGGCAGGATCGCCGGTCTGATCGCCGGGAACCGGCAGCTGGGTGCCCGGGTGCGCGCGCAGGCCGCCGAGTCCCGGCGATCCCGGGTCCGGCTGGTCGAACTGGCCGACATCGAGCGGCAGCGGGTCGAACGCGACCTGCACGACGGTGCGCAGCAACACCTCGTCACCGTCGCCATCGGGCTGCGGCTGGCCCAGCAGCAGCTGGACGGCCGCGTCGAGCCCGAACTGGCGGCCGTGCTGGATTCGAGCGCCAGGGGGTTGGAGACCGCGATCGCCGAGCTACGGGAGCTGGCCCGGGGAATCCACCCGGCGATCCTCACCCAGGAAGGGCTGGGCCCCGCGGTCGCGGCGCTGGTCGATCGCACGCCGATGCGGATCACGTCGGCCGCGGCCGGCCTGCCCCGGTTCCCCGGGCCGGTCGAGGCGACCGCCTACTTCGTCGTGGCCGAGGCGGTCACCAACGCGTTGCGGCACGCGTGCGCGACGACCGTCCACATCGGCTTGTCCGCCGGCGACGGACGGCTGGTCGTCACGGTCTCCGACGACGGGGTCGGCTACGACGCGCCCGCCGACGGCACCGGCCTCCGTGGGCTGTCCGAGCGCGTCAGTGCACTCGACGGCGAGCTGACCGTGCGCAGCGAGACCGGAACCGGCACCGCGGTGCGCGCCGAGATCCCGGTGGCGGAGGTGGCACAGCCGTGGTGA
- a CDS encoding carbohydrate ABC transporter permease, with translation MTTATRPSRRRTRWPGRAGHLFVAAYVVLLVAFGVVPTVYAIYFAFTDAGDRFAGVANFVEAATDFRYFSAVGHVALYLLCWLVSLVVFVVGLALVLHRLTSRAAGTALRLFYYIPGALAGAASVLVWLFMLDPSVSPVSFLLRASGFDTFGEVVAPGHLPVLFTMIAFWTGAGGWIVVMYGALNTISPDLLEAARIDGAGTWQTAWRIQIPLLRKWIVYMVILAFAGGTQLFVEPQLLSQASVGVAGRDYSLNQLSYDFAFQNDNVNTAAAISVELLVIGVVVAGVFVARSGFFDAD, from the coding sequence GTGACCACGGCCACCCGGCCGTCCCGGCGACGGACCCGTTGGCCGGGCCGGGCCGGCCACCTCTTCGTCGCCGCCTACGTCGTCCTGCTCGTCGCGTTCGGGGTCGTGCCCACGGTGTACGCGATCTACTTCGCGTTCACCGACGCGGGCGACCGCTTCGCCGGTGTGGCGAACTTCGTCGAGGCCGCGACCGACTTCCGATACTTCTCCGCCGTCGGGCACGTGGCGCTCTACCTGCTGTGCTGGCTGGTGTCGCTGGTGGTGTTCGTCGTCGGGCTGGCCCTGGTGCTGCACCGGCTGACCTCCCGGGCGGCCGGCACCGCCCTGCGGTTGTTCTACTACATCCCCGGGGCGCTGGCCGGTGCGGCCAGCGTGCTGGTCTGGCTGTTCATGCTGGACCCGTCGGTGAGCCCGGTGAGCTTCCTGCTGCGGGCGTCGGGTTTCGACACCTTCGGCGAGGTCGTCGCACCCGGGCATCTGCCGGTCCTGTTCACCATGATCGCCTTCTGGACCGGGGCGGGCGGCTGGATCGTCGTGATGTACGGCGCGCTGAACACCATCTCCCCCGACCTGCTGGAAGCGGCGCGGATCGACGGCGCGGGCACGTGGCAGACGGCGTGGCGCATCCAGATCCCCCTGCTGCGCAAGTGGATCGTCTACATGGTGATCCTCGCCTTCGCCGGCGGAACCCAGCTGTTCGTCGAACCTCAGCTGCTCTCGCAGGCGAGCGTGGGGGTCGCCGGCCGCGACTACTCGCTCAACCAGCTCTCCTACGACTTCGCCTTCCAGAACGACAACGTGAACACGGCCGCGGCCATCTCGGTGGAGCTGCTGGTGATCGGGGTGGTCGTCGCCGGCGTGTTCGTCGCCCGATCGGGGTTCTTCGATGCCGACTGA
- a CDS encoding phage tail tip lysozyme translates to MTTEAEFDQWAAQLAAGGFDPGPAVGPVQSAGAGDFRFHRFALLTAHPTAGLHEVHGLIGERYVRTGGPAGYLGYPTTDETGAGAGRFNRFEFQGAALTWHPVFGVHEVRGRIGEVYRDSGGPGGPWGYPITDEYPDGAVNRSSDFEGGTLAWTPAEDVLEIFAPAPGTLTPAAGDWPRVPTDERLRYAVGQLVLRYGFPLNGAAGVVGNLWAESGVIPPRIEGSSEGQPQRAQDFSGVVTDFTPDQIMLRPNPGGPRLPGVGLAQWTSAARRAGVFTHVYQGRPHGAEALRSMDAQLDYLTGELAASYPGVSAVVMNPAVTVEQASDEVVYTFEVPGAILSGGRKLPRTDPAVQAVFTQRRAPSRRARVAFAGP, encoded by the coding sequence ATGACGACCGAAGCCGAATTCGACCAATGGGCGGCCCAGCTCGCCGCGGGCGGGTTCGACCCGGGCCCCGCGGTGGGTCCGGTCCAGTCCGCCGGCGCCGGCGACTTCCGCTTCCACCGGTTCGCGCTGCTCACCGCCCACCCCACGGCCGGCCTGCACGAAGTGCACGGCCTGATCGGCGAACGCTACGTCCGGACGGGTGGCCCGGCCGGCTACCTCGGCTATCCGACCACCGACGAGACCGGCGCCGGCGCCGGCCGGTTCAACCGTTTCGAGTTCCAGGGTGCCGCGCTGACCTGGCACCCGGTGTTCGGCGTGCACGAGGTGCGGGGCCGGATCGGTGAGGTCTACCGGGACTCGGGGGGTCCCGGCGGGCCGTGGGGGTACCCGATCACCGACGAGTACCCGGACGGCGCCGTCAACCGGAGTTCCGACTTCGAGGGCGGCACCTTGGCCTGGACACCGGCCGAGGACGTGCTCGAGATCTTCGCACCGGCTCCCGGCACGCTCACCCCGGCCGCCGGGGACTGGCCGCGCGTGCCGACCGACGAACGCCTGCGCTACGCCGTCGGGCAGCTGGTGTTGCGCTACGGGTTCCCGCTGAACGGGGCCGCCGGCGTCGTGGGCAACCTGTGGGCGGAGTCCGGGGTGATACCGCCGAGGATCGAGGGCAGCTCGGAAGGGCAGCCCCAGCGAGCGCAGGACTTCTCCGGTGTGGTCACCGACTTCACCCCCGACCAGATCATGCTGCGGCCGAACCCGGGCGGCCCCAGGCTGCCGGGAGTCGGTCTCGCGCAATGGACCTCGGCCGCCCGGCGCGCCGGCGTCTTCACCCACGTGTACCAGGGGCGCCCGCACGGCGCGGAAGCCCTGCGCAGCATGGACGCCCAGCTGGACTACCTCACCGGCGAACTCGCCGCGAGCTACCCCGGTGTCTCCGCCGTGGTCATGAACCCCGCCGTGACGGTCGAGCAGGCCAGCGACGAAGTGGTCTACACCTTCGAGGTCCCCGGCGCGATCCTCAGCGGCGGCCGGAAGCTCCCGCGCACCGATCCCGCCGTGCAGGCCGTGTTCACCCAGCGGCGGGCGCCGTCTCGCCGGGCGCGCGTGGCGTTCGCCGGGCCCTGA
- a CDS encoding amidohydrolase family protein, translating into MTGVLDAHVHFWDPRKLRYPWLDGIAALNRPFTPGDFPGRLRSDVIVVEAGRAPADAADEIGWLREEARRRSWIRGMVAHVDVESPAATNRFLARYGGDPFVVGVRRNVQDEAPGFLRDPGFRAGVRLLGEAGLPFDACVRAHQVPELTELAAACPRTTIVLDHLGKPTPGGPGYERWRRDLRRLARHATVLCKLSGLATEAIPGTPRPVVVDAVREALDTFGPGRCLYGSDWPVLTLATDHGAWLDLIGDALATHPAAAAEAVFHHNAARTYRAHHPGARKDLDPRVVRHPPHPRG; encoded by the coding sequence GTGACCGGGGTCCTCGACGCGCACGTGCACTTCTGGGACCCGCGGAAGCTGCGCTACCCCTGGCTCGACGGCATCGCGGCCCTGAACCGGCCGTTCACCCCCGGCGACTTCCCGGGACGTCTCCGGAGCGACGTCATTGTCGTCGAGGCGGGACGAGCGCCAGCGGATGCCGCCGACGAGATCGGGTGGCTGCGGGAGGAAGCGCGGCGGCGGTCGTGGATCCGCGGCATGGTCGCGCACGTCGACGTCGAAAGCCCGGCAGCGACGAACCGGTTCCTCGCCCGGTACGGCGGTGATCCGTTCGTGGTCGGGGTACGGCGCAACGTGCAGGACGAAGCGCCCGGTTTCCTCCGCGACCCGGGGTTCCGGGCGGGTGTGCGGCTGCTGGGCGAGGCGGGGTTGCCGTTCGACGCGTGCGTCCGCGCCCACCAGGTGCCCGAGCTGACCGAACTGGCGGCCGCCTGCCCACGGACCACGATCGTCCTGGACCACCTCGGCAAGCCCACGCCGGGCGGCCCCGGGTACGAGCGGTGGCGCCGGGACCTGCGCCGGCTGGCCCGGCACGCCACCGTCCTCTGCAAGCTGTCCGGCCTGGCCACCGAGGCCATCCCGGGCACCCCTCGCCCGGTCGTGGTCGACGCGGTGCGCGAAGCCCTGGACACGTTCGGCCCCGGCCGGTGCCTGTACGGCAGCGACTGGCCCGTCCTGACCCTGGCCACGGATCACGGGGCGTGGCTGGACCTGATCGGCGACGCGCTCGCCACCCACCCCGCCGCGGCCGCCGAAGCGGTTTTCCACCACAACGCCGCCCGGACCTACCGGG
- a CDS encoding VOC family protein encodes MSVSTLTHINFTGDARPALEFYQSVFGGQLMVMTHGTPLDGGSGADRDTGYVPMAADDPDADRVAFGMVVAENGFRIAAYDVIGAAGGGVAAPSGPAAPRARGVTHTEPFYVLLNGESLDELTPLWKGLAEGGAVIADLGPAPFAPVYGMVTDRFGVTWVFGLTQGG; translated from the coding sequence ATGTCGGTCAGCACGCTCACCCACATCAACTTCACCGGCGACGCCCGCCCGGCGCTGGAGTTCTACCAGTCGGTGTTCGGTGGACAGCTCATGGTCATGACGCACGGAACGCCGCTGGACGGCGGCTCCGGAGCCGACCGTGACACCGGGTACGTGCCGATGGCCGCCGACGATCCCGACGCCGACCGCGTCGCGTTCGGCATGGTGGTGGCCGAGAACGGGTTTCGCATCGCCGCCTACGACGTCATCGGAGCCGCGGGCGGGGGCGTTGCCGCACCGTCGGGTCCGGCCGCGCCCCGGGCGCGGGGCGTCACCCACACGGAACCGTTTTACGTGCTGCTCAACGGCGAATCCCTTGACGAGCTGACTCCACTGTGGAAGGGGCTCGCCGAGGGTGGCGCGGTGATCGCGGATCTCGGTCCGGCCCCGTTCGCGCCCGTGTACGGCATGGTGACCGACCGGTTCGGTGTCACCTGGGTCTTCGGCCTGACCCAGGGAGGGTGA
- a CDS encoding MFS transporter: MDPEFHRREVMAESLSRRPLTGLLAAQLISVLGTSMSALAIPWLVLTSTGSATRTGMIAFAEMAPYVAMQALGGPLVDRVGARRIYVLGNAAAAVAISAIPALYAIDLLPLGALAGLVAAAGAVRGLADCAGQVLVPGTAGLGAVPLERAAGLHGSVSQTGLFVGASAAGILVTVLGAPTVVLVDGISFALAAALVALLVPVAAQPQQLQRRLSTRQYLADLNEGVRFIRTSRLLLALAAMIAVTNLLDQGINAVLIPVWVRDHLHRPQALGLIAGALGAGAIIGALVAAWLGPRLPRRVVFTIGVLIAGAPLSLVLALTHTLPLALIVAFIAGLGTGGLNPILNAVLYERIPPQLRARTLGALKAGAWIGTPVGPLLAGSLIEATGLRTTLLAFAVIFLAATTAPVLLPAMRTMNRAPLQSGEPAAADN; this comes from the coding sequence ATGGATCCGGAGTTTCATCGTCGCGAGGTCATGGCGGAGAGCCTGTCGCGGCGGCCGTTGACCGGCCTGTTGGCCGCTCAGCTCATCTCGGTGCTGGGCACGTCGATGTCGGCGTTGGCGATCCCGTGGCTGGTGCTCACCTCGACCGGCAGTGCCACCCGCACCGGCATGATCGCCTTCGCCGAGATGGCACCGTATGTTGCGATGCAGGCACTCGGCGGACCGCTGGTCGATCGAGTCGGCGCCCGGCGGATCTACGTGCTGGGCAACGCCGCGGCAGCCGTCGCGATCAGCGCCATTCCGGCGCTTTACGCCATCGACCTTCTCCCTTTGGGCGCGCTCGCCGGCTTGGTGGCCGCCGCCGGGGCGGTTCGGGGCCTCGCCGACTGCGCTGGGCAGGTCCTGGTGCCCGGCACCGCGGGTCTCGGGGCAGTACCCCTGGAACGTGCCGCCGGGCTGCACGGGAGCGTGAGCCAGACCGGCCTGTTCGTGGGCGCCTCGGCGGCCGGGATCCTGGTCACCGTCCTCGGCGCACCGACGGTCGTGCTCGTCGACGGCATCAGCTTCGCGCTCGCCGCGGCACTCGTCGCCCTGCTCGTCCCCGTAGCCGCTCAGCCGCAACAGCTGCAACGGCGACTGAGCACACGGCAGTACCTGGCAGACCTCAACGAGGGTGTGCGGTTCATCCGCACCAGCCGGTTGCTGCTCGCGCTCGCCGCCATGATCGCGGTGACCAACCTGCTCGACCAGGGCATCAACGCCGTCCTCATACCGGTCTGGGTCCGCGATCACCTGCACCGGCCCCAGGCACTCGGCCTGATCGCCGGCGCGCTCGGTGCCGGCGCCATCATCGGCGCACTCGTCGCCGCCTGGCTGGGGCCGAGACTTCCCAGGCGGGTCGTGTTCACGATCGGGGTACTCATCGCCGGTGCCCCGCTGTCTCTCGTCCTCGCCCTGACCCACACGCTGCCACTCGCGCTGATCGTCGCGTTCATCGCCGGGCTCGGCACCGGAGGACTCAATCCGATCCTCAACGCCGTGCTCTACGAACGCATCCCACCCCAGCTGCGCGCCCGCACACTCGGTGCCCTCAAGGCCGGCGCCTGGATCGGCACTCCCGTCGGCCCGCTCCTGGCGGGCAGTCTCATCGAAGCCACCGGCCTGCGCACCACCCTTCTCGCCTTCGCGGTGATCTTCCTGGCCGCCACCACTGCGCCGGTCTTGTTGCCCGCTATGCGGACCATGAACCGCGCACCACTGCAGTCCGGCGAACCTGCAGCAGCGGACAACTGA
- a CDS encoding carbohydrate ABC transporter permease: MPTDTRTPPLVGASTRAAHAGSPRRSRARKLPNPLSVLVLALFAVFFVLPVLWLLLAATKTDDQLVHGNPLSFGSWDALGDNWSALTTFGDGAIFRWLGNSALYSFIALAITLCVAIPAGYALAMTEFRGRRTLLVATLVVMLMPNATLVVPLFLEVNAVHLIGSMWSIILPYSFYPFGVYLTYIYFSTALPRDLIDAAKLDGCSQFGVFSHIALPLAAPIVALVGFFSFVANWTNYFLPYVLLPESGQFPVQVGLGTLLDAVPQFNPTAGTAAVERPELALATLLAITPVLVVFLFSQRFLVAGMLAGATKE; the protein is encoded by the coding sequence ATGCCGACTGACACCCGCACTCCCCCGCTCGTGGGCGCGTCGACCCGAGCCGCCCACGCCGGCTCGCCCCGGCGGAGCCGCGCGCGGAAGCTGCCGAACCCGCTTTCGGTGCTGGTGCTCGCCCTGTTCGCGGTCTTCTTCGTGCTTCCGGTGCTGTGGCTGCTGCTGGCCGCGACCAAGACCGACGACCAGCTCGTGCACGGCAACCCGCTGTCGTTCGGCTCGTGGGACGCTCTCGGGGACAACTGGTCCGCGCTGACCACGTTCGGGGACGGCGCGATCTTCCGGTGGCTGGGCAACTCCGCGCTGTACTCGTTCATCGCGCTCGCGATCACGCTGTGCGTGGCGATCCCGGCCGGCTACGCCCTCGCGATGACCGAGTTCCGCGGCCGGCGCACGCTGCTCGTCGCGACGCTGGTGGTCATGCTGATGCCGAACGCGACGCTGGTGGTCCCGCTGTTCCTCGAAGTCAACGCCGTCCACCTGATCGGCTCGATGTGGTCGATCATCCTGCCGTACTCGTTCTACCCGTTCGGCGTGTACCTGACCTACATCTACTTCTCCACCGCACTCCCCCGCGACCTGATCGACGCGGCGAAGCTCGACGGCTGCTCGCAGTTCGGCGTGTTCAGCCACATCGCCCTGCCCCTGGCCGCACCGATCGTCGCCCTCGTCGGCTTCTTCAGCTTCGTCGCCAACTGGACCAACTACTTCCTGCCGTACGTGCTGCTCCCGGAAAGCGGCCAGTTCCCCGTCCAGGTCGGCCTGGGCACCCTCCTCGACGCCGTCCCGCAGTTCAACCCGACCGCCGGCACCGCGGCGGTCGAGCGCCCGGAACTGGCGCTGGCCACCCTGCTCGCGATCACCCCGGTGCTCGTCGTCTTCCTCTTCTCCCAACGTTTCCTGGTCGCCGGGATGCTCGCCGGCGCAACCAAGGAGTGA
- a CDS encoding response regulator transcription factor, translating into MTCTVVIVDDSTAFRLAARRLLEAGGLVVVGEAASGAQALTVAVSQRPDVVLLDVQLPDTDGFTVCRELRTSGIPVVLCSVRDHAGRAAACGAWGFIAKEHLSAARLVRLLRDAPDG; encoded by the coding sequence ATGACCTGCACCGTGGTGATCGTCGACGACAGCACCGCGTTCCGCTTGGCGGCGAGGAGACTCCTCGAAGCCGGTGGGCTGGTGGTGGTCGGCGAGGCCGCGAGCGGTGCGCAGGCGTTGACTGTCGCGGTCTCGCAGCGACCGGACGTCGTGCTGTTGGACGTGCAGCTGCCCGACACCGACGGGTTCACCGTGTGCCGCGAGCTGCGGACGTCCGGGATTCCCGTCGTGCTGTGCTCGGTGCGGGACCACGCAGGTCGAGCGGCCGCGTGCGGCGCATGGGGTTTCATCGCCAAGGAACACCTGTCGGCCGCCCGGCTGGTCCGCCTTCTCCGCGATGCCCCGGACGGCTGA
- a CDS encoding ABC transporter substrate-binding protein: MTAPAPGARRSGQRRRRSAGLVLGVAAVLAAVTACGNGGSGTGAESGFQPVQQTGGPLTVWVDSTRLPAAQLYQKQHPATKLNIVTYDGDANGSNYLQTKVSLFNRTRSGWPDVVFSTQNNETSWAVQAGFTAPLNKGQIPDATLSGWAPGANDPCTVDGTLYCLRNDLAQTVLWYNASLMQQWNYQVPKTWEEYQALGQRVATEHPGYLVGTAGDNFTPEIYLWAAKCGANEITGPKAVKVNTTSPACTRMATLLDTLVANRSMSTSSVFSSDFDKNSGDKILMLPGPSWFGGSIFQESLKTPKGQIGVAPMPQWAGETAPSVGNVGGGTWLLSAHSANLKDAADFLTWVTTAPDYQGQVAPGYPANTGAAKAWLAKQTASGYYAGDITGPLQTAAAQVWPGWGYGQFSQEAIWAATVTTGQTAGKTIVSLLPDWQKAITDYAKSNGYEVSQ; encoded by the coding sequence ATGACAGCCCCAGCCCCCGGAGCCAGAAGATCAGGTCAGCGCCGCCGGCGGTCCGCCGGACTGGTGCTCGGCGTCGCGGCCGTCCTCGCCGCGGTCACGGCGTGCGGGAACGGCGGCAGCGGCACCGGCGCCGAGTCCGGGTTCCAGCCCGTCCAGCAGACCGGCGGACCGCTCACCGTGTGGGTCGACTCGACGCGGCTGCCCGCCGCGCAGCTCTACCAGAAGCAGCACCCGGCGACGAAGCTGAACATCGTCACCTACGACGGTGACGCCAACGGCTCCAACTACCTGCAGACGAAGGTCAGTCTGTTCAACCGCACCCGCAGCGGCTGGCCGGACGTCGTGTTCAGCACCCAGAACAACGAGACCTCGTGGGCGGTGCAGGCCGGCTTCACCGCGCCCCTGAACAAGGGGCAGATCCCTGACGCGACGCTGAGCGGCTGGGCCCCCGGCGCCAACGACCCGTGCACCGTGGACGGCACGCTCTACTGCCTGCGCAACGACCTCGCCCAGACCGTGCTCTGGTACAACGCTTCGCTGATGCAGCAGTGGAACTACCAGGTGCCCAAGACCTGGGAGGAGTACCAGGCGCTGGGTCAGCGCGTCGCCACGGAGCACCCCGGTTACCTGGTCGGCACGGCCGGGGACAACTTCACCCCGGAGATCTACCTGTGGGCCGCCAAGTGCGGCGCCAACGAGATCACCGGCCCCAAAGCGGTGAAGGTCAACACCACAAGTCCGGCGTGCACCCGGATGGCCACCCTGCTCGACACCCTCGTCGCGAACCGCTCGATGTCCACCAGCAGCGTGTTCAGCTCGGACTTCGACAAGAACTCCGGCGACAAGATCCTCATGCTGCCGGGGCCGTCCTGGTTCGGCGGGTCGATCTTCCAGGAGTCCCTGAAGACACCCAAGGGCCAGATCGGCGTCGCGCCGATGCCGCAGTGGGCCGGCGAAACCGCCCCGTCGGTCGGCAACGTCGGCGGGGGCACCTGGCTGCTGTCCGCCCACAGCGCCAACCTCAAGGACGCCGCCGACTTCCTCACCTGGGTGACCACCGCGCCCGACTACCAGGGCCAGGTCGCACCGGGCTACCCGGCGAACACGGGCGCGGCGAAGGCCTGGCTGGCGAAGCAGACGGCCAGCGGGTACTACGCCGGCGACATCACCGGGCCGCTGCAGACGGCCGCCGCACAGGTGTGGCCGGGCTGGGGCTACGGGCAGTTCAGCCAGGAGGCGATCTGGGCCGCCACCGTCACCACCGGCCAGACCGCCGGGAAGACGATCGTCTCCCTGCTGCCCGACTGGCAGAAAGCGATCACCGACTACGCGAAGTCCAACGGGTACGAGGTCAGCCAGTGA